The Phycisphaerae bacterium DNA segment GCCGCTACCGCGGTCGCCGGTCAGCAGGAACGCGGAGAAGACATATTCGCGCCCCGGCTCGACGGCGATGCGTTGATAGATGACCTCTTGCCTCCAGTCTTCGCGAGGTTCGACCCACGTGGGGTCTTCGGGCCCGCGGTAAGTCCATCCGTAGAGGCGCTTTCCGCTGTGCGGGTTGCAGCCCTCCACGCCGGTTGTCGCGTCGCCGAACGGCTTGGCGTCGGGCACGTAGGTCTCGGGCGTCTTGGCTCGCCCGCTGCCGGCTTTGCGCGTCCAGCCGGTGACGCCTTCTTCGAAACCGGGATTCACCACCGCCACGCAATCATCGCAAGCAGGCGGTTCAACGATGATCGGCGGCTTGTCGAAACGCGGGCGGTCCTCGCCGGCGGGCGGGGTCATGAAGCTGTAAATCCGTGAGTACGTTCTGCGCGAGGATTTCTTGTAGGTGTGTGATGAGACGCGGTACATGTATGCCGTGCCGGGGGTCAGGCCGTTGATCGTGACTTCATGTTGCCTGGATCGTTTCTGCTCATCACCGGCCTGCTCAATCAGATGCACGGTTGTGCCGTAATGTACCAAGCTGTCGCCCGGCGTACCGGTTTCCCAGGCGATGACAGCGGACGTGTCGGTCACGCGACTGACCCGCACGTTGACCGGATAGATGATTCCGGCGGGTTCCTCTTCGCCGATGACGGAGAAGAGCTGGTCGAACTGTTCGGGCACGAGTTTGCCGTCGCGATAGGCCCTGCCCTGCTTGTAGACGTTGCTGGAGAGGTATGAGAAGAATGGTTCGCCGTCAACGCGGCGGTACTGGAGGTAGTAGGTTTTTCCGGGAGTGACTTGTACGGCATCAGGGAACCAGACCGCATCGGCGCCCCAATTAGTGACCATTTTGACCGTGCAGGCCGGTCCGACCTGCGGCCCGCCCGGTCCGTCCTCGTGGATGGAGAAGAGGAATTCCTGCACCCCCGCGCCGCCCCACCCGCAGTTGGCCCCTGCTTTCAGGATATTGGGGGTCGTGGCTACAAAGGTTTGCCCCGCGACGGTGCAGGTGCCGGAGCCAGGACCTTCCTTGATGAAGTGCTGATCGTCGTCTGCGCCTGCGACCTGGATCAGGCCCGGGGTCGCCTCGTCGATGTGAATTCCCAGGTCGCTTTCCGGGTGGGGCACGCCGTCGTAG contains these protein-coding regions:
- a CDS encoding fibronectin type III domain-containing protein, with translation MMRGTRVVSIIAAVLMAFGTVSDALAAGKIKGNAGGIERSAAAYSRDGRLVGWTITGPSGLYEFSGLEPGLYMLDVSGALAPCVEVVEGRTTVIDQADQPKLSLEMELWGPARVRFAQSFVARGTAVTGFSLWRSSGDSKLLVSLYEDSPAGKRIAGPFETRESMTWVCGSPLPAEQFKTTPGRQYAIELAAADGKPWNHGMPRTGDVYPDGIAYYDGVPHPESDLGIHIDEATPGLIQVAGADDDQHFIKEGPGSGTCTVAGQTFVATTPNILKAGANCGWGGAGVQEFLFSIHEDGPGGPQVGPACTVKMVTNWGADAVWFPDAVQVTPGKTYYLQYRRVDGEPFFSYLSSNVYKQGRAYRDGKLVPEQFDQLFSVIGEEEPAGIIYPVNVRVSRVTDTSAVIAWETGTPGDSLVHYGTTVHLIEQAGDEQKRSRQHEVTINGLTPGTAYMYRVSSHTYKKSSRRTYSRIYSFMTPPAGEDRPRFDKPPIIVEPPACDDCVAVVNPGFEEGVTGWTRKAGSGRAKTPETYVPDAKPFGDATTGVEGCNPHSGKRLYGWTYRGPEDPTWVEPREDWRQEVIYQRIAVEPGREYVFSAFLLTGDRGSGWGRDSRIRLAVDEDDGRTLESFDTIDQANCTQWFATHHRWLPVSLHFTPKKDHVTIGVHFLNWWALETNRLYVDEITVRPAK